One Methanohalophilus mahii DSM 5219 genomic window carries:
- a CDS encoding DUF3467 domain-containing protein, with amino-acid sequence MTEEQKEGQTQKKNMKIKLHKPDHFNQVYAIGAMGGHSPYDFRICFYNDTPRGVSNDNEQVIERNLESEVILSPLAAMELSKWLGQHIREYEAAFGPIARKSAQNTSTKKQVDDDSSHLQGYI; translated from the coding sequence ATGACAGAGGAACAAAAGGAAGGGCAAACCCAAAAAAAGAATATGAAAATCAAGTTGCATAAACCAGATCATTTCAATCAGGTATATGCCATCGGGGCAATGGGTGGACACAGCCCCTATGATTTCAGGATATGTTTTTATAATGATACTCCTCGCGGAGTTTCAAATGACAATGAACAGGTAATCGAACGTAACCTCGAATCAGAAGTAATCCTGTCCCCTCTGGCCGCAATGGAACTCTCCAAATGGCTCGGCCAACACATCAGGGAATATGAAGCTGCGTTTGGCCCGATTGCCAGAAAGAGTGCACAGAATACTTCTACTAAAAAGCAGGTAGATGATGACAGTTCACATCTTCAGGGATATATCTGA
- a CDS encoding LSM domain-containing protein, whose amino-acid sequence MFPNKKVQKLVGSRIQVEMKGDHSLLDGILKSADDYMNLHLEDTFEMVEGERQRSLGSVVLRGNNIILIVPAEKQ is encoded by the coding sequence TTGTTCCCGAATAAGAAGGTACAGAAACTTGTTGGATCCAGAATTCAGGTTGAAATGAAAGGTGACCACAGTTTACTTGACGGTATTCTGAAAAGTGCCGATGATTATATGAATCTCCATCTGGAGGATACCTTTGAGATGGTTGAAGGAGAGCGTCAGCGTTCACTGGGCTCGGTAGTATTGAGAGGAAACAACATTATCTTAATCGTACCGGCTGAAAAACAATAA
- a CDS encoding helix-turn-helix transcriptional regulator: protein MGIEEEALSLIRKHHDGVYQNELWKDLDIDSRKCSRLISRLMKEGKVIREPAVANGSRTYLIKATTPDEKSYELMLAAGMFSPCTGCRLACHPEHCEALTEWILRLVKEKQNQV, encoded by the coding sequence ATGGGAATTGAAGAAGAGGCATTGAGTCTAATTCGCAAGCATCATGACGGTGTTTATCAGAATGAGCTATGGAAAGACCTCGACATTGATAGTCGTAAATGCTCCCGTCTGATTTCCCGTCTGATGAAAGAAGGGAAAGTCATAAGAGAACCAGCTGTAGCCAACGGGTCACGCACCTATCTCATAAAGGCAACAACACCGGATGAGAAATCCTATGAACTTATGCTTGCAGCAGGCATGTTCTCTCCGTGCACAGGTTGCAGGCTTGCGTGCCACCCCGAACATTGCGAAGCGCTTACAGAATGGATATTAAGGCTAGTTAAAGAAAAACAAAACCAGGTCTGA